One genomic region from Cellulomonas fengjieae encodes:
- a CDS encoding acyl-CoA carboxylase subunit epsilon, which yields MSARDADVHVVRGTPDDVELAALVAGLMAAASERARLADERDHAVAAPWADRRRTMRGSRVGLLPGPDVWRWSLRG from the coding sequence ATGAGCGCGCGCGACGCCGATGTGCACGTGGTCCGCGGCACGCCCGACGACGTCGAGCTCGCGGCGCTGGTCGCCGGGCTGATGGCCGCCGCGTCGGAGCGGGCCCGCCTCGCCGACGAGCGGGACCACGCCGTCGCCGCGCCGTGGGCGGACCGGCGTCGCACCATGCGGGGCAGCCGCGTCGGCCTGCTGCCCGGCCCGGACGTGTGGCGCTGGAGCCTGCGCGGCTGA
- a CDS encoding DUF885 domain-containing protein: MTPSNPVAPVRDASPIDSIAEAYISQYATLDPLAATSMGIAGHDHEMTDHSPAGLAARADLARTTLQSLDGVAPTDEVDRITLAAMRERLGLELELHDAGEFLRDLNNIASPVQQLRDVFDIMATDTVDDWSNVAARLNALPFAIDGYIESLQLAASNGAVAAVRQVEECARQAAELADPAESFFTSFVTGEAVDAVLDESAACSLVRAELEHGATAARGAYARLASFLSEELAPQAPQADAAGRERYALWSRAFLGATVDLEETYQWGLEELARVVAEQEAVAAQIAGPGATVEQAVALLDEDPARTLHGTAALQAWMQETADAAIEALDGKHFDIPVPVLALECRIAPTQNGGIYYTGPSDDFSRPGRMWWSVPPEVTTFNTWREKTTVYHEGVPGHHLQIGQAVFERATLNTWRRLACWTSGYGEGWALYAERLMADLGFLDDPGDRLGMLDGQRMRAARVVFDIGVHLGLEAPPEWGGGTWDADKGWEFLLANVNMPEAFIRFEWNRYLGWPGQAPSYKIGQRLWEQARDTARAEAEAAGKQFDLRAFHARALSMGSLPLDVLKTAFAG; this comes from the coding sequence ATGACGCCTTCGAACCCCGTCGCGCCCGTGCGCGACGCCTCCCCGATCGACTCGATCGCCGAGGCCTACATCAGCCAGTACGCCACCCTCGACCCCCTGGCAGCGACCAGCATGGGTATCGCAGGGCACGACCACGAGATGACGGACCACTCCCCGGCCGGTCTCGCGGCACGCGCAGATCTCGCCCGCACCACCCTGCAGTCGCTCGACGGCGTGGCGCCGACGGACGAGGTCGACCGGATCACGCTCGCGGCCATGCGGGAGCGGCTGGGCCTCGAGCTCGAGCTGCACGACGCCGGCGAGTTCCTGCGCGACCTCAACAACATCGCCTCGCCCGTCCAGCAGCTGCGGGACGTCTTCGACATCATGGCGACCGACACGGTCGACGACTGGTCGAACGTCGCAGCGCGTCTCAACGCGCTGCCGTTCGCCATCGACGGCTACATCGAGTCGCTGCAGCTGGCCGCGAGCAACGGCGCCGTCGCCGCGGTCCGGCAGGTCGAGGAGTGCGCCCGCCAGGCCGCCGAGCTCGCCGATCCTGCCGAGTCGTTCTTCACGTCGTTCGTCACCGGCGAGGCCGTCGACGCGGTCCTCGACGAGTCGGCGGCGTGCTCGTTGGTCCGCGCCGAGCTCGAGCACGGTGCCACCGCAGCACGCGGCGCGTACGCACGGCTGGCCTCCTTCCTCAGCGAGGAGCTGGCCCCGCAGGCGCCGCAGGCCGACGCCGCGGGTCGCGAGCGCTACGCGCTGTGGTCCCGGGCCTTCCTCGGGGCGACGGTCGACCTCGAGGAGACCTACCAGTGGGGGCTCGAGGAGCTCGCCCGCGTGGTCGCGGAGCAGGAGGCCGTCGCAGCGCAGATCGCCGGACCCGGCGCCACGGTCGAGCAGGCGGTCGCGCTCCTCGACGAGGACCCCGCGCGGACGCTGCACGGCACGGCCGCGCTGCAGGCGTGGATGCAGGAGACGGCGGACGCGGCGATCGAGGCCCTGGACGGCAAGCACTTCGACATCCCGGTCCCGGTGCTCGCGCTCGAGTGCCGCATCGCCCCGACGCAGAACGGCGGCATCTACTACACCGGCCCCAGCGACGACTTCAGCCGCCCGGGGCGCATGTGGTGGTCCGTCCCGCCCGAGGTCACCACGTTCAACACGTGGCGCGAGAAGACGACCGTCTACCACGAGGGCGTCCCCGGCCACCACCTGCAGATCGGCCAGGCCGTCTTCGAGCGGGCGACGCTCAACACGTGGCGCCGGCTGGCGTGCTGGACGTCGGGCTACGGCGAGGGCTGGGCGCTGTACGCCGAGCGCCTGATGGCGGACCTGGGCTTCCTCGACGACCCGGGCGACCGGCTCGGCATGCTCGACGGCCAGCGCATGCGCGCCGCACGCGTGGTGTTCGACATCGGCGTGCACCTGGGCCTCGAGGCCCCGCCGGAGTGGGGCGGCGGCACGTGGGACGCCGACAAGGGCTGGGAGTTCCTCCTGGCCAACGTCAACATGCCCGAGGCGTTCATCCGCTTCGAGTGGAACCGGTACCTGGGCTGGCCGGGCCAGGCACCGTCGTACAAGATCGGCCAGCGGCTGTGGGAGCAGGCCCGCGACACGGCGCGCGCCGAGGCGGAGGCCGCCGGCAAGCAGTTCGACCTGCGGGCCTTCCACGCCCGGGCGCTGAGCATGGGTTCGCTGCCGCTGGACGTGCTCAAGACCGCGTTCGCCGGCTGA